The Nitrospirota bacterium genome has a segment encoding these proteins:
- a CDS encoding RHS repeat-associated core domain-containing protein, whose translation YNGNLLTVTDAKNQTTTYTYDEMDRLKTRTDALNRTESYQYDVVGNLTKFTDRKSQVASFTYDSLNRRTGATYPDSSVTFGYDAIGRLTSVSDSVGGTITWTYDTVSGGHHPRVQETTSAGTVTVEYDEIGRRIKLSATGQTDVTYTYDKNSRLKTVTQGTQTVTLNYDDAGRRTSLTYPNGVVTSYGYDNANRLLTIDHVKTPTTVEALTYVNDAAGNRTKLTRANAAATLIPQAVSNTEYDAANEQIRFNSASTNLVFDNNGNLTSFTDASGTTTYTWNARNQLTAISGPGLSASFVYDGLGRRTSKTINSTTIGFWYDRDDVLAELSGSTPTATYLRSLTIDEPFVRQQSSGNEFYHPDALGNTLVLTDAAGAAQTTYTYEAFGKTTITGASSNSFQYTGRESDGNGLYYYRTRHYDPMKARFAGEDPAGFLGGDANLYAYVFNGPIGKIDPFGLSAKCPNCVQSCLQYNYGDYADLAYKASTWNTSATLASLIIKGGAALVLEGGSTLASEAYCPVRVSAMGRQGFAREFFDERMS comes from the coding sequence TACAACGGCAATCTCCTCACCGTAACCGATGCCAAGAACCAGACGACAACCTACACGTACGACGAGATGGACCGGCTGAAGACGCGGACGGATGCGCTGAATCGGACGGAAAGCTATCAGTACGATGTGGTGGGGAATCTCACCAAATTTACGGACCGCAAGAGCCAGGTCGCCAGCTTTACCTATGATTCGTTGAACCGGAGAACCGGAGCGACCTACCCCGATTCGTCCGTGACCTTCGGCTATGACGCGATTGGGCGGCTCACGAGTGTCAGCGATTCGGTGGGCGGCACCATCACCTGGACCTACGACACGGTCAGCGGCGGGCATCATCCGCGGGTGCAAGAGACCACGAGCGCTGGGACCGTGACCGTCGAGTACGACGAGATCGGCCGCCGGATCAAGCTTTCTGCGACTGGCCAGACCGATGTGACCTACACCTATGACAAGAACTCGCGGCTGAAGACCGTCACGCAGGGCACGCAGACGGTGACGTTGAACTATGACGATGCTGGAAGAAGAACAAGCCTCACATATCCGAATGGAGTCGTGACCAGTTATGGCTACGACAATGCGAACCGGCTACTCACCATTGATCACGTGAAGACGCCGACGACGGTGGAAGCATTGACCTACGTCAACGATGCTGCTGGAAATCGCACGAAGCTGACACGCGCGAATGCGGCCGCCACGTTGATCCCGCAAGCGGTGAGCAACACGGAATACGACGCAGCAAACGAACAGATTCGGTTCAATAGCGCATCGACGAACCTGGTGTTTGACAACAACGGCAACTTGACATCGTTCACGGATGCGAGCGGCACGACGACCTATACCTGGAATGCCAGGAATCAGTTGACGGCGATCAGTGGACCGGGGCTGAGTGCGAGTTTTGTGTATGACGGATTAGGCCGACGAACGAGCAAGACGATCAATAGCACCACGATTGGATTCTGGTACGACAGGGATGACGTGTTGGCGGAACTGAGCGGGAGTACGCCGACGGCGACATATCTGCGAAGTTTGACTATTGATGAGCCATTTGTGCGACAGCAGTCAAGCGGGAATGAGTTCTATCACCCGGATGCACTGGGGAACACGCTGGTACTCACCGATGCCGCAGGAGCAGCACAGACGACGTACACCTATGAAGCTTTCGGGAAGACGACGATCACAGGGGCTTCGTCAAATTCGTTCCAGTACACTGGTAGGGAAAGTGATGGGAACGGGCTGTACTACTATCGAACTCGTCATTACGACCCCATGAAAGCACGGTTCGCAGGCGAAGATCCTGCCGGTTTCCTCGGCGGCGACGCGAACCTTTATGCATACGTTTTTAACGGGCCGATAGGGAAGATCGATCCGTTTGGCCTCTCTGCCAAATGTCCAAACTGTGTTCAATCCTGTTTGCAATACAACTACGGAGATTATGCAGACTTAGCCTACAAGGCCAGCACTTGGAACACTAGTGCAACTCTCGCAAGCCTCATCATCAAAGGTGGAGCTGCACTCGTTCTTGAAGGGGGCTCGACACTAGCCTCGGAGGCTTATTGTCCCGTCCGCGTGTCCGCAATGGGGAGACAGGGATTTGCAAGAGAGTTTTTCGACGAGCGGATGAGCTGA